Proteins encoded within one genomic window of Coleofasciculus sp. FACHB-T130:
- a CDS encoding TIGR00266 family protein: MMNEIAYEIEHSPAYASLRLDLQANQTVLVESGAMAAMDTCIKMKSKVKGGLMQGIGRMLGGESLFLSEFTAEGRAGQLYVSPGVPGDIQHYYLSGNGLMVQSSGFVAANPSVEIDTKFQGFKGFFSGEALFLLRATGQGDIWFSSYGAIVEIPVAGDYVVDTGYIVAFEDSLQYNVEMLGGLSFKGLRTGILGGEGLVCRFRGKGRLWIQSRELYALVNFLNPFRPVKSSN; the protein is encoded by the coding sequence ATTATGAATGAGATTGCCTACGAAATCGAGCATTCCCCAGCCTATGCTTCCCTACGCCTCGACTTACAAGCAAATCAAACTGTCTTGGTAGAATCGGGCGCAATGGCAGCAATGGATACTTGCATTAAAATGAAGTCCAAAGTCAAAGGTGGCTTAATGCAAGGTATCGGTCGGATGCTGGGCGGTGAATCTTTATTTTTGAGTGAATTTACCGCTGAAGGAAGGGCAGGACAACTCTATGTTTCGCCTGGAGTCCCTGGAGACATTCAGCATTACTACCTGAGTGGTAATGGATTGATGGTGCAATCTTCGGGTTTTGTTGCAGCTAACCCTAGTGTGGAAATTGATACTAAGTTTCAAGGTTTTAAGGGCTTCTTTAGTGGGGAGGCGTTATTTTTACTGAGAGCAACAGGTCAAGGAGATATCTGGTTTAGTTCTTATGGGGCAATTGTAGAAATTCCAGTTGCCGGTGATTATGTAGTAGATACTGGCTATATTGTGGCGTTTGAAGACTCGTTACAATACAATGTCGAAATGTTGGGAGGCTTGTCATTTAAAGGGCTGAGAACTGGAATTTTGGGCGGGGAAGGATTAGTTTGCCGCTTCCGGGGTAAGGGGCGTTTATGGATTCAGTCGCGTGAGCTTTATGCACTGGTAAATTTCTTGAATCCGTTCCGTCCAGTTAAGAGTAGTAACTAA
- a CDS encoding TIGR00266 family protein — protein MDVEVLHQPDSAIARVTLGAGEELVAEAGRMIAMSGYINASTTLRQGKGGGILGGLKRMVAGESLFLSVFRSPTAGGEVFLAPKLMGDILLYQMTGSGLVVQSASYLASESDVDIELGFQGLKSLFSGESIFWLNVSGHGSVLLSSFGAIYEIPVNGEYIVDTGHIVAFEKSLNFEIRKATSSLIGSFLGGEGFVCRFQGQGRVFCQTHNPGAFGVLVGSQLPPR, from the coding sequence ATGGATGTGGAAGTTTTACATCAACCGGACAGCGCGATCGCTCGCGTTACTCTCGGTGCCGGTGAAGAATTAGTCGCAGAAGCTGGCAGGATGATTGCCATGAGCGGTTATATCAATGCCAGTACGACTTTAAGGCAAGGAAAAGGCGGCGGAATTTTGGGCGGTCTGAAACGCATGGTTGCCGGTGAGTCGCTGTTTTTGAGCGTTTTTCGCTCTCCCACGGCTGGCGGTGAAGTATTTTTAGCTCCCAAATTGATGGGCGATATTTTACTTTATCAAATGACTGGATCTGGGCTGGTCGTCCAATCTGCTTCTTACCTTGCTAGCGAGTCAGATGTTGATATTGAATTAGGATTTCAAGGCTTAAAATCTTTGTTTTCTGGGGAATCAATTTTTTGGTTAAATGTTAGCGGTCATGGCTCTGTTCTGCTTTCTTCCTTTGGGGCGATTTATGAAATTCCTGTGAATGGCGAATATATCGTTGACACGGGACATATTGTGGCATTTGAGAAAAGCCTGAACTTTGAAATTAGAAAAGCAACTTCCAGTTTAATTGGTTCGTTTTTGGGCGGAGAAGGATTCGTTTGTCGGTTTCAAGGACAAGGTCGAGTATTTTGCCAAACTCACAATCCAGGTGCCTTCGGGGTGCTAGTGGGTTCTCAGCTTCCGCCGCGATAA
- a CDS encoding TIGR00266 family protein, producing the protein MKYEIRYKPAFASIFVILNPGDSLTAEAGAMTSMDAKLSIKTEFSGGLISGLLKKFFGGESLFVNVFTNNTQQPLNLILTQSTIGDIACIDLRGGREICFQPGAYIAHSPGVKMGVQWAGFKSWISGEGLFKLKLSGQGQVFFGAYGGIIQKRITGEFVVDSGHLVAYEPGIKMNVGLAGGLLGSVTSGEGLVNRLTGQGEIYLQSRSIGGLVGYLRPKFR; encoded by the coding sequence GTGAAGTACGAAATTCGCTATAAACCAGCCTTTGCCTCTATTTTTGTCATCCTGAATCCAGGTGATAGCCTCACTGCTGAGGCGGGAGCTATGACCAGTATGGATGCCAAATTGTCGATAAAGACGGAATTTTCAGGGGGTTTAATCTCTGGATTGCTAAAGAAATTCTTTGGTGGGGAATCCCTTTTTGTGAATGTTTTTACCAACAATACACAGCAACCTCTGAATTTAATCTTGACTCAATCCACCATTGGCGATATAGCTTGTATTGACTTGCGGGGCGGACGAGAAATTTGCTTTCAACCAGGTGCTTATATTGCCCATAGTCCAGGCGTGAAAATGGGAGTTCAGTGGGCAGGTTTTAAGAGCTGGATCTCAGGAGAAGGGCTGTTTAAGCTGAAGTTAAGCGGTCAAGGTCAGGTATTTTTCGGTGCTTATGGCGGCATCATTCAAAAACGGATAACCGGGGAATTTGTGGTTGATAGCGGTCACTTAGTTGCCTACGAACCTGGCATCAAAATGAATGTTGGACTCGCAGGCGGCTTGCTTGGTTCTGTCACGTCGGGGGAAGGGTTAGTCAACCGGCTGACGGGGCAAGGAGAAATTTATTTACAATCTCGCAGTATTGGGGGTTTGGTCGGATATTTACGTCCTAAATTTCGTTAA
- the rsmA gene encoding 16S rRNA (adenine(1518)-N(6)/adenine(1519)-N(6))-dimethyltransferase RsmA, whose translation MRSPQPRKQFAQHWLRSDKALNQIVAAAELSSSESPEGDRSASRVLEIGPGTGILTRRLLPLAQSVVAVEIDRDLCQLLAKQLGKVDHFLLLQGDFLSFDLDAQLAPFPAFQHPNKVVANIPYNITGPILEKLLGTIAQPAAKPFDSIVLLVQKEVAQRLYAKPGTKHFGALTVRVQYLAECELICIVPAGAFYPPPKVDSAVVRLRPRLIEPPAQNPKHLENLVKLGFAEKRKMLRNNLKSVVERDRLTQILEQLEVNPQARAEDLGLTQWVALSNLLKPND comes from the coding sequence ATGCGATCGCCTCAACCTCGAAAACAATTTGCTCAACACTGGCTGCGGAGTGACAAGGCGCTCAATCAAATTGTCGCCGCAGCGGAGTTATCCAGCAGCGAGTCGCCTGAGGGCGATCGCTCCGCTTCACGGGTCTTAGAAATTGGCCCCGGCACCGGCATCCTGACTCGTCGCTTATTACCTTTAGCTCAATCTGTTGTTGCGGTTGAAATTGACCGCGATTTATGTCAACTGCTGGCTAAACAATTAGGTAAAGTCGATCATTTTTTACTTTTGCAAGGCGATTTCCTTTCATTCGACTTAGACGCTCAACTTGCTCCTTTTCCAGCGTTCCAACATCCCAATAAAGTTGTTGCCAATATTCCTTACAACATTACCGGCCCAATTCTGGAAAAGTTGTTAGGTACCATTGCCCAGCCAGCCGCTAAGCCGTTTGATTCCATCGTGCTGCTGGTACAAAAAGAAGTCGCACAAAGGCTTTATGCCAAACCAGGCACGAAACATTTTGGGGCATTAACCGTGCGGGTGCAGTATTTGGCAGAGTGCGAGTTAATCTGTATTGTGCCAGCCGGAGCATTTTATCCGCCGCCCAAAGTAGATTCAGCGGTAGTGCGGCTGCGTCCGCGATTGATAGAACCGCCCGCCCAGAACCCCAAGCACCTAGAGAATTTAGTCAAACTCGGCTTTGCCGAAAAGCGCAAAATGTTGCGAAATAATCTGAAAAGTGTGGTTGAACGCGATCGCCTCACCCAAATACTGGAACAATTAGAAGTAAACCCTCAAGCCCGCGCCGAAGACTTGGGCCTTACCCAGTGGGTTGCTTTGAGTAATTTGCTCAAGCCTAACGACTAA
- the ispE gene encoding 4-(cytidine 5'-diphospho)-2-C-methyl-D-erythritol kinase — protein MRSYTLISPAKINLYLEIISDRPDGYHELAMVLQSVGLTDQIDLRSLSTESIQVHCDHPLVPSDKTNLAYRAAELMAAEFPQAFAQYGGVEININKRIPVGAGLAGGSSNAAAVLMGIDLLWHLGLTQSELQELAAKIGSDVPFCIAGGTALATGRGEQLSPLPNLEHPWVVLGKYRNLAVSTPWAYQTYRQKYISTYVSDADSLEARRQRVHSGSMVNAIFKKDQVKIGQLLHNDLEKVVLPEYPQVLRLREAFYEAGVLGAMMSGSGPTVFALSESEAKAQQVQQHVRKSIPEPNLDLWVAPFTTAGIRVVAH, from the coding sequence ATGCGTTCCTATACCCTGATTTCCCCAGCCAAAATTAATCTGTATCTGGAAATTATCAGCGATCGCCCAGATGGTTATCACGAACTGGCGATGGTGCTGCAAAGTGTTGGTCTGACCGACCAAATTGATTTGCGATCGCTTAGCACTGAATCCATCCAAGTTCACTGCGATCATCCCCTAGTACCGTCAGACAAAACCAACCTTGCCTACCGCGCAGCAGAGTTGATGGCGGCAGAATTTCCCCAAGCTTTTGCCCAGTACGGCGGTGTCGAGATTAACATCAACAAACGAATCCCCGTGGGGGCAGGGTTAGCAGGGGGATCTAGCAATGCTGCTGCTGTTTTAATGGGAATCGATTTGCTGTGGCATCTAGGACTCACTCAGTCGGAATTGCAAGAACTGGCAGCAAAAATTGGCTCAGATGTCCCCTTTTGCATCGCGGGGGGGACAGCGCTGGCAACTGGGCGAGGCGAACAACTCTCTCCCCTCCCTAATTTGGAGCATCCCTGGGTGGTATTGGGCAAATACCGCAACCTTGCGGTATCTACACCCTGGGCTTATCAAACTTACCGGCAGAAGTATATCAGTACCTACGTTTCTGACGCTGATAGTTTAGAGGCTCGCAGACAACGGGTACATTCTGGATCGATGGTTAACGCCATCTTCAAGAAAGATCAGGTGAAAATCGGTCAATTACTGCACAATGACTTAGAAAAAGTCGTATTGCCGGAGTATCCCCAAGTGCTGCGACTGCGGGAAGCGTTCTATGAAGCGGGGGTCTTGGGGGCAATGATGTCGGGATCGGGGCCAACCGTGTTTGCTCTCTCAGAATCAGAAGCCAAAGCACAACAAGTACAGCAGCACGTAAGAAAGTCAATCCCCGAACCCAATTTAGATTTGTGGGTAGCACCGTTTACCACCGCTGGGATTCGGGTTGTTGCCCATTGA
- a CDS encoding DUF3082 domain-containing protein, with product MNNPNTTDNPPAPVQTPTSPLRCLSGASIAGAMATGCYFLTNSIAQSFAAKPIHSDNVTTINIAIAVRTLVVGVSTLATSIFALVAVGLVALAIQIAFQRLTNRTPPPSQN from the coding sequence ATGAATAATCCGAACACTACAGATAACCCACCAGCCCCAGTCCAAACGCCCACGAGTCCTCTACGCTGTTTGAGTGGTGCGTCGATCGCAGGAGCAATGGCAACAGGTTGTTATTTCCTCACCAATTCAATTGCTCAAAGCTTTGCTGCCAAGCCCATCCACTCGGATAATGTAACGACCATCAATATTGCGATCGCTGTTCGCACCCTCGTGGTGGGCGTCAGCACGCTGGCAACCTCTATCTTTGCCTTAGTGGCTGTTGGTCTAGTTGCCTTAGCGATCCAAATCGCCTTTCAACGCTTGACGAATCGGACGCCTCCACCCAGTCAAAATTAG
- a CDS encoding HD family phosphohydrolase, which yields MTVSPCQIITAKNQVWLPEIKEPAELIEQLLAIGTALSSSHNLKELLNLILSKSREITCSDAGSVYLVERSSDTPKLVFKVAQNDSQCSDSFQEFLMPLTPKSLAGYVALTGESLNLPDAYNLPLEVPYQLDRSFDSSIPYHTRSVLVLPMQDGEGEIIGVLQLINRKVNRDAIVTPENVLNVTQPYSAWEERVVRSLASQAAISIERNQLQESIENLFEGFVRASVQIIETRDPTTSGHSERVADLVVRLSQEASTITTGSLRSIYFNERQIQEIRYAALLHDFGKVSTPEAILGKQKKLYPSQIEVIRNRFAVAQRTLEMECAQTKFKYLLEHPSHQHKDSEIVCSHCQQLQQLDSQLEDAIAQLNEYWHLLLEANEPHILAQELPERLQELSGYTYQDVDGQIKPLLSPTEIAQLMVPQGNLTTEERLIIQAHVTHTFEFLNRIPWTKHLKDVPAIAAGHHEKLDGSGYPQGLKQEAIPIQSQILTIADIYDALTASDRPYKRRLPVETALKILKAEAAQNKINSDLVTLFEQRQVFAALGHSLSVPAPSAA from the coding sequence ATGACTGTCTCCCCTTGCCAGATAATCACAGCGAAGAACCAAGTGTGGCTTCCGGAAATCAAAGAGCCAGCAGAACTCATTGAGCAACTTTTGGCAATCGGGACAGCGCTTTCGAGCAGTCATAATTTAAAAGAATTACTGAATCTGATTTTATCGAAGAGTCGGGAAATTACTTGTAGTGATGCGGGGAGTGTTTATTTAGTAGAGCGAAGTAGTGACACTCCCAAGTTAGTGTTTAAGGTCGCGCAAAATGATTCTCAATGCAGCGATTCCTTTCAAGAGTTTTTGATGCCATTGACTCCGAAAAGTCTGGCAGGGTATGTGGCGCTGACAGGTGAAAGCTTAAATTTGCCGGATGCTTATAATTTACCCCTGGAAGTTCCCTATCAGTTGGATCGCAGTTTTGACAGCTCGATTCCTTACCATACTCGCTCCGTCTTAGTGCTACCCATGCAAGACGGTGAAGGGGAAATTATTGGGGTGCTTCAGCTAATTAATCGCAAGGTTAATCGTGATGCGATTGTCACGCCTGAAAATGTGCTGAATGTTACCCAACCTTATTCTGCTTGGGAAGAGCGCGTTGTGCGATCGCTTGCTTCTCAGGCGGCGATCTCGATCGAACGCAATCAGCTGCAAGAAAGTATTGAAAATCTATTTGAAGGCTTTGTTAGAGCTTCTGTCCAAATTATTGAAACACGAGATCCCACAACATCCGGGCATTCCGAACGAGTTGCCGACTTAGTGGTGCGTCTCTCGCAAGAAGCCAGTACAATTACCACGGGATCGCTGCGGTCAATTTATTTTAACGAACGCCAAATCCAAGAAATTCGCTACGCCGCACTGTTACATGACTTTGGCAAAGTCAGTACACCCGAAGCCATTCTGGGGAAGCAGAAAAAACTCTACCCATCCCAGATAGAGGTGATTCGTAACCGCTTTGCTGTGGCGCAGCGAACGCTGGAAATGGAATGCGCCCAGACTAAATTTAAGTATTTACTGGAGCATCCCAGCCATCAACATAAAGATTCGGAAATTGTCTGTTCCCACTGCCAACAGCTACAACAATTAGATAGTCAGTTAGAGGATGCGATCGCGCAACTCAATGAATATTGGCATCTCCTACTAGAGGCGAACGAACCCCACATTCTCGCCCAAGAGCTTCCAGAACGGCTCCAAGAGCTGTCTGGTTACACTTATCAAGATGTGGATGGACAGATCAAGCCTCTCCTCTCACCGACAGAGATTGCTCAGCTAATGGTGCCACAAGGCAACCTGACAACCGAAGAGCGTTTAATCATCCAAGCGCACGTCACGCACACTTTTGAGTTTCTCAACCGGATACCCTGGACGAAACACCTCAAAGATGTTCCCGCGATCGCCGCAGGGCATCACGAAAAACTCGACGGGAGTGGCTACCCTCAAGGCTTGAAACAGGAAGCGATTCCAATTCAGTCTCAGATATTGACAATTGCGGATATTTATGATGCTCTTACAGCAAGCGATCGCCCCTATAAGCGCCGCTTGCCCGTAGAAACTGCCCTGAAAATCCTCAAAGCAGAAGCCGCCCAAAACAAAATCAACAGCGACCTCGTTACCCTGTTTGAGCAACGCCAAGTTTTCGCTGCTTTGGGACATTCCCTCTCAGTTCCAGCTCCTTCAGCCGCCTGA
- a CDS encoding DUF2811 domain-containing protein yields MNTNISILAEIPEDLHESLKDYLETHPDWDQDRVFAAALSLFLLQNGNGSTPEASHSYRKAARVYLETLFQHSV; encoded by the coding sequence ATGAACACAAATATCAGTATCTTGGCAGAAATTCCCGAAGACCTACACGAATCTCTCAAAGATTACCTGGAAACTCATCCCGATTGGGATCAAGACCGGGTATTTGCCGCAGCGCTGTCGCTGTTCTTGCTGCAAAATGGTAATGGCAGCACCCCAGAAGCTTCGCACAGTTATCGCAAAGCAGCACGGGTCTATCTGGAAACTCTCTTCCAGCACTCAGTTTGA
- the hemJ gene encoding protoporphyrinogen oxidase HemJ, with product MAYFWFKAFHIVGFVVWFAGLFYLVRLFIYHVEASEQPEPAQTILKNQYQIMEKRLYNIITTPGMIVTVAMAIGLVSTETEVLRESWLHIKLGLVTALIGYHHYCGRLIKQLAEDRCTWNSQQLRALNEAPTLLLVVIVLLAVFKNSLPTDITTWLVVGLIVTMAATIQLYAKKRKRDQEKLMASVPQEEAQQVI from the coding sequence ATGGCTTATTTCTGGTTTAAGGCTTTTCACATTGTCGGCTTTGTGGTTTGGTTTGCAGGCTTGTTCTACCTAGTACGTTTATTTATTTATCACGTAGAGGCGTCGGAACAGCCAGAACCTGCCCAAACGATTCTGAAGAATCAGTATCAGATTATGGAAAAACGCCTTTACAACATCATCACTACACCGGGCATGATTGTCACGGTAGCGATGGCAATTGGTCTGGTAAGTACTGAGACTGAAGTGCTACGAGAGAGTTGGTTGCATATCAAACTCGGTCTGGTGACTGCTTTGATTGGCTACCATCATTACTGTGGTCGTCTCATCAAACAGTTAGCCGAAGACCGATGCACCTGGAATAGTCAGCAGTTACGCGCTTTGAATGAAGCACCGACGTTACTTTTAGTGGTGATTGTTTTGTTGGCTGTGTTTAAGAATAGCCTGCCTACAGACATTACCACTTGGCTCGTTGTTGGGCTGATTGTGACGATGGCAGCGACCATTCAGCTTTATGCGAAAAAGCGTAAGCGCGACCAAGAAAAACTCATGGCTTCTGTTCCCCAAGAAGAGGCTCAACAAGTAATCTGA
- the pth gene encoding aminoacyl-tRNA hydrolase: protein MTTDNGKATSTLVIPQLIVGLGNPEPKYEKTRHNIGFEVIDALARSWQISKSENRKFQGEFGEGRGLHGDKVRLLKPLTYMNLSGQAIRAVTDWYKLPPESVLVIYDDMDLPLGKIRLRLSGSAGGHNGMKSAIAHLGTQNFPRLRIGIGKTKVEQDTVSHVLGRFSPDESKALSDVMQLVVEAVELSLKQGVEKSMSLYNSRSVMANKESKEAP from the coding sequence ATGACCACTGACAACGGAAAGGCAACCTCTACTCTAGTGATTCCCCAGCTAATCGTTGGTCTGGGGAATCCAGAACCCAAGTACGAGAAGACGCGACACAATATCGGGTTTGAAGTGATTGATGCCTTAGCGCGTTCCTGGCAAATTTCCAAGAGTGAAAATCGCAAGTTCCAGGGGGAGTTTGGGGAGGGACGCGGATTACACGGAGACAAGGTGCGGTTACTCAAACCCCTTACCTATATGAATCTCTCCGGACAGGCAATTCGCGCGGTGACGGATTGGTATAAACTACCACCAGAGTCTGTCCTAGTAATTTATGACGATATGGATTTGCCGCTGGGAAAGATTCGCTTGCGTCTTTCTGGTTCGGCTGGGGGACATAATGGAATGAAGTCTGCGATCGCTCATCTCGGTACTCAAAATTTCCCTCGATTGCGGATTGGCATCGGTAAAACCAAAGTAGAACAGGACACGGTTTCCCACGTCTTGGGTCGGTTTTCCCCTGATGAAAGTAAAGCTTTGTCTGATGTCATGCAACTCGTGGTTGAGGCGGTGGAGTTGAGCCTCAAACAAGGAGTTGAGAAATCTATGAGTCTTTACAATAGCCGTAGTGTTATGGCAAATAAAGAATCTAAAGAAGCGCCCTAG
- the rpsU gene encoding 30S ribosomal protein S21, translated as MTQVVLGENEGIESALRRFKRQVSKAGILADFRYRRHFETPIEKRKRKATAARRKKRRFG; from the coding sequence ATGACCCAAGTGGTTTTAGGCGAAAATGAGGGAATAGAATCAGCTTTGCGCCGCTTCAAACGGCAAGTATCCAAGGCTGGAATCTTAGCAGATTTTAGATATCGGCGGCATTTTGAAACTCCCATAGAAAAGCGCAAGCGCAAGGCAACTGCTGCCCGCCGCAAAAAAAGACGTTTTGGGTAA
- a CDS encoding RNA-binding protein — MSIYVGNLSYEVTQDDLTSVFTEYGTVKRVQLPTDRETGRMRGFGFVEMGTDAEEEAAIEALDGAEWMGRTLKVNKAKPREDRGGSRSPGSRSGQGGGNFSSRRY; from the coding sequence GTGTCGATATATGTAGGAAACCTATCCTACGAAGTTACGCAAGACGATCTCACATCTGTCTTTACAGAGTACGGAACCGTTAAACGAGTTCAGCTGCCTACAGATCGAGAAACGGGGCGGATGCGTGGCTTTGGATTTGTAGAAATGGGAACGGATGCTGAAGAGGAAGCTGCAATTGAAGCCCTCGATGGAGCAGAGTGGATGGGTCGCACCCTGAAAGTAAATAAAGCCAAACCCCGTGAAGATAGGGGTGGGAGTCGCAGTCCGGGAAGCCGGAGCGGTCAAGGAGGAGGAAATTTCTCTTCCCGGCGCTATTGA
- the murF gene encoding UDP-N-acetylmuramoyl-tripeptide--D-alanyl-D-alanine ligase, whose amino-acid sequence MPCHVLLSQIAQIIGAKPINLSDAELARYVAGITTDTRSLKPGEIFVALRGDKFDGHEFVETALEKGAIAAITDHPLSGSLPHLCLEDTLKAYQTIAHWWRLQFDIPVIGITGSVGKTTTKELIAAVLSTKGDILKTQANYNNEIGVPKTLLELSPMHNYAVIEMAMRARGEIALLTQIAQPSVAVITNVGTAHIGRLGSEEAIAQAKCELLAEMPSNSIAVLNHDNRLLMETAATVWQGQTITYGLEGGDLRGELIDNETLCVEGVHLPLPLPGRHNASNFLAALAVAKVLQVDWKSLTAGLSVNLPSGRAQRYDLPNDVAILDETYNAGLESMLAALQLLAQTPGKRHIAVLGTMKELGERSPQFHFAVGEAARRLNLDALLVLVDDKEAEAIALGAAPLPAECFSTHQAVVERLKEMVQEGDRILFKASHSVALSRVVNQLRTELTD is encoded by the coding sequence ATGCCTTGTCACGTCCTCCTCTCTCAAATAGCCCAAATCATAGGGGCGAAACCAATCAATCTATCTGACGCCGAATTAGCAAGATATGTTGCAGGAATTACAACTGACACCCGTAGCCTGAAGCCGGGGGAAATTTTTGTGGCACTACGGGGAGACAAGTTTGATGGGCATGAGTTTGTGGAAACTGCTCTAGAAAAAGGAGCGATCGCAGCCATTACTGACCACCCATTGTCGGGATCTCTTCCACATTTGTGCCTAGAAGACACCTTGAAAGCATATCAAACGATCGCTCATTGGTGGCGCTTGCAGTTCGATATCCCTGTAATCGGTATAACCGGCTCGGTAGGTAAAACCACTACCAAAGAATTAATTGCAGCAGTTTTGTCAACAAAGGGCGACATTCTTAAAACTCAGGCTAACTACAACAACGAAATTGGTGTTCCCAAAACACTATTAGAACTTTCACCAATGCATAACTATGCTGTTATTGAAATGGCAATGCGTGCTAGGGGTGAAATTGCCCTATTAACACAAATTGCACAACCTTCTGTAGCGGTAATTACGAATGTGGGAACCGCGCATATCGGGCGGTTGGGTTCGGAGGAAGCGATCGCCCAAGCGAAATGCGAATTACTCGCGGAAATGCCTTCCAATAGCATCGCTGTTCTGAATCACGACAACCGCTTGTTAATGGAAACTGCGGCAACAGTTTGGCAAGGGCAAACCATTACCTACGGCTTGGAAGGGGGAGATTTACGCGGGGAATTGATTGATAACGAGACATTGTGCGTCGAAGGGGTGCATCTGCCGTTACCGCTACCGGGGCGTCATAATGCATCTAATTTTCTGGCAGCCTTGGCAGTAGCTAAAGTTCTCCAGGTTGACTGGAAATCGTTAACCGCCGGTTTGTCGGTAAATCTCCCATCTGGGAGGGCACAGCGCTACGATTTGCCCAACGATGTTGCCATTTTGGATGAAACCTACAATGCTGGGCTAGAGTCAATGCTGGCGGCACTGCAATTGTTGGCACAAACGCCAGGAAAAAGGCATATTGCGGTTCTGGGGACGATGAAGGAATTGGGAGAGCGATCGCCCCAATTCCACTTCGCAGTTGGAGAAGCGGCGCGGCGGTTGAATCTAGACGCTTTGCTGGTGCTGGTAGATGACAAAGAAGCCGAAGCGATCGCTCTGGGTGCTGCCCCTTTACCTGCTGAGTGCTTTTCGACGCATCAGGCTGTGGTAGAGCGTTTGAAAGAAATGGTGCAAGAAGGCGATCGCATCCTTTTCAAAGCCTCCCATTCAGTAGCCTTAAGCCGAGTTGTCAATCAACTTCGCACCGAATTAACTGACTAA